A region from the Vulpes lagopus strain Blue_001 chromosome 5, ASM1834538v1, whole genome shotgun sequence genome encodes:
- the RTL6 gene encoding retrotransposon Gag-like protein 6 produces MVQPQTSKAESPAPAASTSAQMDDVIDTLTSLRLTNSALRREASTLRAEKANLTNMLESVMAELTLLRTRARIPGALQITPPISAITSNGTRPMTTPPTSLPEPFSGDPGQLAGFLMQMDRFMIFQASRFPGEAERVAFLVSRLTGEAEKWAIPHMQPDSPLRNDYQGFLAELRRTYKSPLRHARRAQIRKTCASNRAVRERQMLCRQLAATGSGPCPVHPASNGTSPAPALPTRARDL; encoded by the coding sequence ATGGTGCAACCCCAGACCTCAAAAGCCGAAAGCCCGGCCCCCGCAGCGTCCACCAGTGCCCAGATGGATGACGTCATCGACACCCTGACCTCCCTGCGCCTCACCAACTCGGCGCTCCGGCGGGAGGCCTCCACCCTGCGGGCGGAGAAGGCCAACCTCACCAACATGCTGGAGAGCGTGATGGCAGAGCTGACCCTGCTGCGCACCAGGGCCCGCATCCCCGGGGCGCTGCAGATCACCCCGCCCATCTCAGCCATCACCTCCAACGGGACCCGACCCATGACCACGCCCCCGACCTCTCTGCCCGAGCCCTTTTCCGGAGACCCCGGCCAGCTGGCGGGGTTCTTGATGCAAATGGACAGGTTCATGATCTTCCAGGCCTCGCGCTTCCCCGGGGAGGCCGAGCGAGTGGCGTTCCTCGTGTCCCGGCTGACTGGGGAGGCAGAGAAGTGGGCGATCCCCCACATGCAGCCCGACAGCCCCTTGCGAAACGACTATCAGGGCTTCCTGGCCGAGTTGCGAAGAACCTACAAGTCTCCCCTGCGGCATGCGCGGCGCGCCCAAATCCGGAAGACTTGTGCCTCCAATCGGGCGGTGCGCGAGCGGCAGATGCTGTGCCGCCAGCTGGCTGCCACCGGCTCGGGGCCCTGCCCGGTGCATCCAGCCTCCAACGGGACCAGTCCGGCGCCGGCTCTGCCCACCCGAGCTCGGGACCTCTAA